The genomic region GACCTGGTGCTTTACCTGGTGGACCAAAGCCAGCCCCAGCCCACCCCGCCCCCTCTCCCTTGGGAGCGCACCCTCAGGGTGGCCACCAAGGCCGATTTGCCCGCAGCGTGGGAGGACGACGCCTACCTGCGGGTCTCGAGCCAGACCGGGCTGGGCCTGGAGGCGTTGCGCCAGCAGATTCACCACCGGCTTTTGGGCACCGCTCCCGAAGGCGAGGTCTGGGTCAGCAATGAGCGCCACGTAGAAGCCCTGCGCCGCGCGGAAGCGCACCTGGTGGAGGCCCTGGAGGCCCCCGAGGACCTGGCCGGGGTTTCCATAGAGATGGCCCTGGGGGCGCTCTCCGAAATCCTGGGCAAGGATGTATCGGAGGAGGTAATCGACCGGGTCTTCCGCAATTTTTGCGTGGGCAAGTGAACGGCTGTGTTGGCGCACCGCTGGGGAGCGGTTACACTGCGGGAGATGGATGGAGCTCGGGTGGCCTCTAGGCCGAGTCCCCAGACCTATCTGCTGGCCCTGGGCCTTATCCTGATGGGCCTTGCTTTGAGCACGGTGAGCCTGTGGGCCTGGTTCCAGGGCGTCGAGCCGCGCTGGTCGGTGGTCTTGTTCGGGCTGCTGGGGGTTTACATGGTTTTTCTGGGGGTGGATGAGGGGTGGCTCTCGGGCCTCGAGGTCACCCCCACCGCCCTCCGCCTCCGCAGCTTTGGCCGCTGGGCGGCCTACCCCCTCCAGGGCTTTGAGGCCGCCGATGCGGTGCGGGATATCCTGGGTGGGGG from Meiothermus sp. QL-1 harbors:
- a CDS encoding amino acid ABC transporter permease, translating into MDGARVASRPSPQTYLLALGLILMGLALSTVSLWAWFQGVEPRWSVVLFGLLGVYMVFLGVDEGWLSGLEVTPTALRLRSFGRWAAYPLQGFEAADAVRDILGGGWQLVLLGKGREPLRVPLRRYANARQLGQALLDALWLQNKDLLVMPRLAYRFGRPPCGVLARRK